The following coding sequences are from one Panicum hallii strain FIL2 chromosome 5, PHallii_v3.1, whole genome shotgun sequence window:
- the LOC112894190 gene encoding external alternative NAD(P)H-ubiquinone oxidoreductase B3, mitochondrial-like — MTSSGLSLVRRAAEAVRRTPRWQKRLVFFTVGVGTLTYACQDDQVLQICDGTGKKKKVVILGTGWAGASFLRNIDTSLYDIHVVSPRNYFTFTPLLPSVTCGTVEARSIVEPVRNIVRKRNCAFRFWEAECFKIDPANKKVHCRSDVGTNIDGNGEFVVDYDYLIVTVGARPNTFNTPGVTENCHFLKEVEDAQNIRKSVLKCFERASLPNLSEEERKKNLHFVVIGGGPTGVEFAAELHDFVNEDLAKLYPDVRKYVNISVIEAGGHILTMFDKRITQFAEEKFKRDGIDLKTNFKVVKVSDKDITMTNPATGEIAVPYGMAVWSTGIGTRPIIMDFMKQVGQGNRRALATDEWLRVQGCEDVYALGDCATIAQRKVMEDVAAIFRVADKDNSGTLTVKKIKDVLGDICERYPQVELYLKSNQMKGFHDLLKDSDGNSKELKELDIEQFKKALAQVDSQVKMLPATAQVAAQEGLYLAKCFNRMKICEENPEGPLRIRGSGRHRFKPFRYRHLGQFAPLGGEQTAYQLPGDWVHVGHSTQWLWYSAYASMQFSWRTRMLVVSDWGRRFIFGRDSSSL, encoded by the exons ATGACGAGCAGCGGCTTGTCGCTAGTTCGCCGGGCCGCCGAGGCGGTGCGCCGCACGCCGCGCTGGCAGAAGAGGCTCGTCTTCTTCACCGTCGG AGTTGGAACCTTGACTTATGCTTGTCAAGATGACCAGGTTCTTCAAATTTGTGATGGGACCGGAAAAAAGAAGAAGGTGGTTATCCTTGGAACTGGGTGGGCAGGAGCAAGTTTCTTGAGAAATATTGACACATCTTTGTATGATATCCATGTTGTATCACCTCGCAACTACTTCACCTTCACTCCTTTGTTGCCAAGTGTGACATGTGGCACAGTTGAAGCACGTAGTATCGTGGAGCCAGTTCGCAATATTGTGAGAAAG AGAAATTGTGCATTCCGGTTTTGGGAAGCTGAGTGCTTCAAGATTGATCCAGCAAACAAAAAGGTCCACTGCAGATCAGATGTTGGGACAAATATTGATGGAAACGGTGAATTTGTTGTGGATTATGATTACCTGATTGTCACTGTTGGGGCTAGACCGAATACTTTCAACACCCCAGGTGTTACTGAGAATTGCCATTTCCTAAAG GAAGTAGAAGATGCTCAAAACATCAGGAAGAGTGTCTTGAAATGTTTTGAAAGAGCCTCCCTTCCAAACCTTTCTGAGGAAGAGCGGAAGAAGAATCTTCACTTTGTTGTTATTGGTGGTGGCCCAACGGGAGTAGAATTTGCTGCAGAGTTGCATGACTTTGTGAATGAAGACCTCGCAAAGTTGTATCCTGATGTTAGGAAGTATGTTAACATTTCAGTAATTGAAGCAGGTGGTCATATCCTTACAAT GTTCGACAAAAGAATCACCCAATTTGCAGAAGAGAAGTTCAAGAGGGATGGTATAGATTTGAAGACAAATTTTAAGGTTGTGAAGGTGTCTGATAAGGATATTACCATGACTAATCCTGCAACAGGAGAGATTGCTGTTCCTTATGGCATGGCCGTTTGGTCAACTGGAATTGGAACCCGTCCCATAATTATGGATTTCATGAAGCAAGTTGGTCAG GGGAACCGTCGTGCGCTAGCTACTGATGAGTGGCTCAGGGTTCAAGGGTGTGAGGATGTATATGCTCTTGGTGATTGCGCAACGATAGCTCAAAGAAAAGTTATG GAAGATGTTGCTGCCATATTCAGAGTAGCAGACAAGGATAACTCTGGCACTTTAACTGTGAAGAAAATAAAAGATGTTCTTGGAGACATCTGTGAGAGATACCCACAAGTGGAGTTGTATCTTAAATCCAACCAAATGAAGGGCTTCCATGATCTACTCAAGGACTCGGATGGCAACTCCAAGGAGTTGAAAGAACTGGACATCGAGCAGTTCAAAAAGGCTCTTGCTCAAGTGGATTCTCAAGTCAAGATGCTCCCAGCAACAGCTCAG GTTGCTGCACAAGAGGGATTATATCTCGCAAAATGCTTCAATAGGATGAAGATTTGTGAAGAAAATCCTGAGGGTCCTTTAAGGATCAGAGGTTCAGGGCGTCATAGGTTCAAACCTTTCAG GTACAGGCATCTTGGCCAATTTGCACCATTGGGTGGAGAGCAAACAGCTTATCAATTGCCGGGCGATTGGGTACATGTTGGCCACAGCACCCAATGGCTGTGGTATTCTGCCTATGCAAG CATGCAATTCAGCTGGCGCACAAGGATGCTGGTCGTTTCAGACTGGGGGAGGCGGTTCATCTTTGGAAGGGACTCCAGCAGCCTATAA